A portion of the Rhinolophus sinicus isolate RSC01 linkage group LG03, ASM3656204v1, whole genome shotgun sequence genome contains these proteins:
- the CALM1 gene encoding calmodulin-1 has translation MADQLTEEQIAEFKEAFSLFDKDGDGTITTKELGTVMRSLGQNPTEAELQDMINEVDADGNGTIDFPEFLTMMARKMKDTDSEEEIREAFRVFDKDGNGYISAAELRHVMTNLGEKLTDEEVDEMIREADIDGDGQVNYEEFVQMMTAK, from the exons aattcaAGGAAGCTTTCTCCCTATTTGACAAAGATGGTGATGGCACCATTACAACAAAGGAACTTGGAACTGTCATGAGGTCACTGGGTCAGAACCCAACAGAAGCTGAATTGCAGGATATGATCAATGAGGTGGATGCTGACG gcaATGGCACCATTGACTTCCCAGAGTTTTTGACTATGATGgctagaaaaatgaaagacacagaCAGTGAAGAAGAAATCCGCGAGGCATTCCGAGTCTTTGACAAG GATGGCAATGGTTACATCAGTGCGGCGGAACTACGTCACGTCATGACAAACTTAGGAGAAAAACTAACAGATGAAGAAGTAGATGAAATGATCAGAGAAGCAGATATCGATGGAGATGGACAAGTCAACTATGAAG aatTCGTACAGATGATGACTGCAAAATGA